The following coding sequences are from one Triticum aestivum cultivar Chinese Spring chromosome 5A, IWGSC CS RefSeq v2.1, whole genome shotgun sequence window:
- the LOC123106393 gene encoding plant cysteine oxidase 2, whose translation MGAGAAGLDVAASRRRALAAKTRGGRPRQARRRAQPQPQPPTALQRLFRACRAVFKGPGTVPAPHEVALLRAMLDRMRPEDVGLSPAMRFFRTRDNAAAQVNPTIRHTTIYKSDNFSMVILFLPQNAVIPLHNHPGMTVFSKPLIGSMHIKSYDWADPDDPAASSPDDQLRLAELVVDDLFTAPCDTSVLYPTAGGNMHRFTAIAPCAILDILGPPYSIEEDRDCTYYADVPYSSQHPVTCNEQEGRRLAWLKEVEMPRDLKMCSVWYGGPPISDR comes from the exons ATGGGCGCAGGGGCGGCGGGGCTGGACGTGGCCGCCAGCCGGAGGCGGGCGCTGGCGGCCAAGACCAGAGGGGGCAGGCCGCGGCAAGCGAGGAGGCgcgcgcagccgcagccgcagccgccgacGGCGCTGCAGCGGCTCTTCCGGGCCTGCCGCGCCGTCTTCAAGGGCCCCGGCACCGTGCCCGCGCCACACGAGGTCGCCCTGCTCCGCGCCATGCTCG ACAGAATGAGGCCAGAGGACGTCGGCCTGAGCCCAGCCATGAGGTTCTTCCGGACTAGGGATAATGCGGCGGCCCAAGTGAACCCAACCATCAGACACACCACCATATACAAATCTGACAATTTCTCG ATGGTCATCTTGTTCCTGCCGCAAAACGCGGTCATCCCTCTACACAACCACCCCGGGATGACGGTGTTCAGCAAGCCGCTCATCGGATCGATGCATATAAAGTCGTATGACTGGGCTGATCCCGATGATCCAGCCGCCTCATCGCCCGACGATCAAC TGAGGTTGGCAGAGCTGGTTGTGGATGATCTCTTCACCGCGCCGTGCGACACGTCCGTCCTCTACCCGACGGCGGGAGGCAACATGCACCGTTTCACGGCCATCGCTCCATGCGCCATCCTCGACATCCTTGGTCCCCCTTACTCCATCGAAGAGGACCGAGATTGCACCTACTACGCGGATGTTCCCTACTCCTCCCAGCATCCCG TGACCTGCAATGAACAAGAAGGGCGACGCCTCGCGTGGCTGAAAGAGGTCGAGATGCCGAGGGATCTGAAGATGTGCAGCGTCTGGTACGGCGGCCCGCCGATCTCCGACAGGTGA